The DNA region AAATCAGACAATAATTATTAAATATCCTGAGTGCTGGATGTGAGGCAGCTGTAGCCACTGAGGGCTGGAttctcaaaattaaattttattttattcaacTTTTTTCTCCCCATCATTTTGATGCCCAGGCTGGAAGATCTGTGGTGTGCTCAAGTGTCAGTTTGCTGAGAGGTGATTGAAACCCACAGGTTTCTTTGTCACAATTTGCCAAACACCTGTTCAGGGGGTAAAATCTCAGCGATCTCTGTGTTGGAGAAGGGACAAAACCCATTTCCATCCCCCTGGCTCAGCACAACCTGGGGATAATTCCCCTTCCCCCTGTGGCTCTGTTTGAATTTGGTGGCTCCACTGTAAAGGTTTAAAATCTCCAGAGCCTTGAacctgctgccctggctcccagctgtgctcagagcGGCTGGAAAATCGGATTTTCAGGGCAGAAATGCTTTGATGCTCCCTCTCCACTGTGAAAcctcctggagctgcccagcctggggctctcCCCTTCCCCCTCTGCTTTTATCCCAAAGATTTGGCAGCAAATCCCTCCGGgttgttcctgctgctgttttcacACCTGAAGGTTCCTCGGTGTGTAAATGGCCGAGAGActcccagtgccaggctgggattgtTAAAAGTTCACAGCGaccccagggagctgccagaACCACACCTGGAGCCTTTGATCCATGAAAAACCCACCTGGAGGAAGGGTGGAGAGCAGCTCAGCCGGCGCTCTGCGCTAAATCCAAATTAATCATTTTAATTCATTGATTAAAATATCGATTAAggcacttggggacaccctgTGCTTGGAACTCTGCACTTCCCAGTGGGGATGAGGAAGAACTCGGTGCAAAGATAAAAAAAGCAACAGTCAGGGCTGGAAAGTGAAGTTTTGTGTGTGTTAAAAATCTTCCAAAAGGAGAAAACCTCATCAAATTCAGTTTTTGGGTAAGAACATAGAAATCCCTGCAGTTCTTACCACACAGAAAAAGCAaagtttgcttttcttcccaGTCTTGCTAAGCTACAAAGTGAGGCAACATTGTTTGTAGTTTTCAGtagaaattttgtttttctgaaaggaaaaccGAAACTgtcattttttaaaaggttaTATTAATTGCCACCAGGTCTCCCTGTGTCACAGCTGCTCAGGTTCCACAACAATTCTCTATTTATGACTTCTAAATCCTTAATGGATGGATGCATTGTTATGCCACTGATATCAAGATAAAGGTGTTAAAAGCCTTCCAGCAGGTGTGTTATAAATTACAAATTAAGGTAATTACCAGTCAAGTGACAGGGCTCCTCCATAATTATCCTTAAAATTGATTAGCCATTTATTAAAATGTCTATAATTTACTAATCACAAGCAAACAGAAGGTATGGTATTAATCATCATTACAAGAGGGTTTGAATTGTTATGGATTGAAGTTAAATAGCCAAAGAGAACTACCCTGTCAAAGTCAATTCAAAGTTTAGAATAAATAAAGAGCCACTGAAGCAACTTGGGATGAACAAAACAATCCTGCTGTCCTAACTGGATAAACACATAAAGTTAAATCAGCTCTTGTCCTctgaattttgtatttcttttgacaatgaaaaagcaaaattcagaTGTTCTGCTGAAGGATTTTGCATCCAGCCCTGTGGGATGGACCCAGCTGAGTTAGCCCGAAGCTCCTGCAGGTCCTGCAGGAAGTGAGATCCTTCATTTCTCAGAATTCTTCCCCAGGTAACCTTCAAAGGAGTTCCTGGAACAGGCTGAGATAATTCCTCTTGCACAAGTGAATTTACAATCTGTGAGAGGCTGGCAAGTGCAGAGCTGATAaaaggaaatttattttaacactTCATATATTCAAATGTGGAACTTTTGCCTCAAGAAGTTGAGGAGGCCAAGGTTTGAAAATCAAATTCTTCAGGACTGCAACCCATTCAGAATTCTGATGTCCTAAAGATTCCTGCCAGCACAGGTTTGGGGTGATTTAATGGCTATAAAGTGATTTATGAGAGATCAGGAGATctggagagggcagagctgccaatCCATTCCCCTGCTGCTTTTTGGGGCATCATTTGTACAGATTGTCCTTCACctgttttatttattgttttttagTGGGCCACTGGTGCTATCAGTCCCAGAAGTGTGAGCTGCCACAGTGTGAAGGTACTGCCAAGCAATTTCTTTTTCAATCACATTGGTGATCCTTCTGCTCTGCAAAGAGAAATAATGCAAAAAATTCACAGCATTCAGCCTTTAGTGCCTCGTGATCACATTATTTCAGTGCCAAACAGGGTATTTTGAAGCCCTTGGTGTTTGTGGTAACTGCTTGTTTTGTGTGGACCAAAGATAATGTAGAAATGtagaaataaatgtaaaaatgtaaaaGCACAAGTGTAAAAATCAAAAAGACAAGCGTAAAAATCAAATACATAAATGTAAAAATCAAATAGACAAATGCAAAAATCAAATAGACAAATGTAAAAATCAAATACATAAATGTGCAACTCACCCCAGAAGTTGGGGTAATGCCTCAGATGCCCCATTTTGGTTGGGTGGTTTGTCTTCCTCGAGGATTTGCTGTctacagaggagaaaaaataaataataaacccATTTTCTTCATCCctgagcaggtcctgcccagtggCACCAGTCATACAAGGACTGCAAGGGGGACAGGCAGTCCCCTGTCAACATTGTCACCCGAAATGTGGTGTATGAGAAGAGCCTGAAGCCCCTGAGCTTTGAGGGGTACGAGGCGAAGGGCTCTGCCCAGTGGGACGTGCAGAACAACGGGCACACAGGCAAGtgctgcccagcctgccctgggctgggctgggcgtTGGGCACTGATGGATCCCACCCCTCTGCTCCAGAAACGAAGCTCCCAGAACCTTTTTGCATCAATGTTTTCTTGGGAGGTTTGCGGGAATGATGGAGGTTTGGGGTTCGTGAATAtttcagcaggaatttctgtGCAGGAATTTCTGGGCAGGAGCTCTAAAGCAAAACCCCCCAACCCAAACAGAgtccagggctgggggcaggtggGCAGGACAGCAATTTGGGCAGAATTTTATCATTTTCTGCTGAAGCCACTTCATTCCTAGGCTGGCCCTTTCCAAGTCTTGCCTCTGCACAAAGAGAATTCTGCTGGAGAAAATCCTGGTGTGGGAAAGTCACTCTCAGTGCTGGCTGTTATTAGTTCTTTAAATAATGAGCTATATTCTTCTCAGATTCAGACCTGTTTTCTCTGCACACAGAAGTTATCTGATGTTGATCAGCTACTTAGTGAATCAGTAAACCTTGAATCAATTAACAGTAATTTAGAACTGTTCCACTTCCTCCACCTTCCTTCACAATACTGAGGATGCTGCTCCAAAAAAATGATGCTCAATTACTTCgactttaaaaataaacctgtagtctaattttttttcttttttttaaagttatatgtaggtttttttaaagtcttgGATGCGTTGTTTTAACTGCCAAATCCTcaaagcagaaagcagcaagTGGCAAATATTTCCTGATTTAAAAGGGAAAGGTGGGAAGGCAGCTGGGGAGATTTTAACAGCCAGAAATTCTCATGTCGTGGCAGaccacaagaaaaaaagaatgttttgacTTTTCATTAATATATGGATTAATGACTTTCCCATTACAGGGTGATTGATACTCCAGAATGTCCAATTACAGTCCCTTTAACatcaaaattaatatttataaggACTGCTCCTCATCTTCCCCAGCCATGCATAAGGATTAGGGGCTCAATCTGGGCTTTTAAAATCTCTTCCTTCTGAGAGCAACCGATTCCTGTGCTAAATGAGGAGGTTATTGCCTAAATTACAGCTGCAGTTAGAGGCTGCAGGTGAGATCAGACCCTCATTATGTTCCGTGATGGACACATAGCAAAGGTCGCTGTCTCAACGGTCTTAACCTAAACAAACAAAGCCCACAAAGACATCTGACTCATCCATTTACAGATTAAAAAGCAAAGGAACTAAATGACTCATGCACTCTCCAAGTTCATTTGGAATTCAGAACAGAAATGAAATCTCTGGGGCTGCAATCCAGAATTTTCCTATGCAACGAGAAGTGCTGCGCTTAACGTGGGGGTcgcaaaaagcaaaaaatttaaAGTATATCTCAAATATGTATGATTGAGGCTTAAATTGCAGCACTACCCTAAATTAAAACAGGATATCTTTAAACCTTGCCCAAAGGAAATGTTACAGTGCAGAAAACTGGAGGTTAAAATGATGGTTAAAACTCAAACAAACTGGGATCCAATTTACTTTGatagaggggtttttttttgggaaaaaaactgaAGGAATATAGGGTCTTCTGAGAGGCATAAGAAGCTCTGACTCCAGAGGTCATAATGGTTAGAATTAATCTCAAATTGAACTCAGGGATGATTTTTTAAGAGTTCAGTTTCTGCAGAACAGAATTTCTGGAACACTCGGTCTGAAAAGCCAAGCGAGAACTTGAAGATAAATTTGAATTTCAAGAACATCTCTGCTCTCACATTCTGTTCGTGTAGGACCTGCTCTTCCCCTGTAAAACAATTCATGCTTTTTCCCCAGTTAAAGTGGCACTAGACTCATCCCCTAGAATCGGAggaggaggcctggagagaaaATACAAGGCAGTAGAATTCCATTTTCACTGGGGACTCCTGGCTGAGCAACAAGTGCTGAGTCCTGGCTCAGAGCACAGcatagatggagagaaataccCCATGGAGGTAGGTGGGACTGCGTGGGGAGCACGGCTTTCACTCCAGAGCTCTGGAACTCTGAGATCCTGCTGAGAAAAACTCGTGGCTAGCTCCCCATGGGAGCTCTGAGGGTGGAAATCATTGTCCTTGGCTGTTGTGTTCCAGTTTCACATCGTCCACATCAGAGAAGATGCTTCAGATGTGTCAGAAGCCAAGAAGAGTCCGGATGGTTTGGCTGTGTTGGCCTTCTTTGTAGAGGTAGGCAGGGAAATTTTCAACTGCCCCTGTCAAATCTCAACCAGCAGTTTGGCTGAGGGATTGTTTATATCAGTATTTTATGTTTATGTCAATATTACAGTAGCCCAAGGTTTAACCTCCCTATCTTGTGCAGGCATCCTGCCAGCACTGAGTTCACTCTCCCCTTTTCCATATCCTGCTTGCTGTTATCTCTTCTTGTGgcctttttctgttttattcacCACTGATTCAAAGCAACCACTTCTAGAGAAATACACAACatgcaatgaaaatatttccctttcaggctggcaaagaaaataaaaactttgaAACCCTATTGAGCAAATTAAAGAACATTGAATCCAAAGGTAAGGGATTTCACAAGCTGTGTGGGGCGAGGATAAATGTGGGCAAAACCTGCAGCCACAAGCACTACAAGGGATTTTCCCCTGTGGTTTTTCCAGGGGGATCAGCAAGGGTGGATCCTTTGCCACTGAGCTCTCTCCTCCCACCTGAGGAAGACCTTGAGAGGTACTATCGCTACCGGGGGTCCCTCACCACCCCTGACTGCTACCAGGGCGTCATCTGGACCATCTTTGAGACGCCGGTTCAGCTCAGCCTGAGACAGGTgggtggcagaggcacagcctggaggttctgtgctgtgtccctgggcagggtgACACCTCAGTGCCCTGTCCTTGGGCAGGGTGACACCTCAGTgctgtgtccctgggcagggtgACACCTCAGTGCCATGTTCTTGGGCAGGATGACATCTCagtgccctgtccctgggcagagTGACACCTCagtgccctgtccctggcacCTGGCCAGGGTGACACCTCAGTGCCATGTCCCTGTTCCTGGGCAGGGTGACACCTCAGTGCCCTGTCCTTGGGCAGAGTGACACCTCAGTGCTGTGTCCCTGGCACCTGGGCAGGGTGACACCTCagtgccctgtccctgggcagggtgACACCTCAGTGCCATGTCCTTGGCCAGGGTGACACCTCAGTGCCTTGTTCCCCACACACCCCCGCTTGGCAGCAGCCTCAAGGTGCTCCCCGCTGCCAGCTGATTGACCCTGTTAAATCATCCCTCAGAAAATGGCAGGAAAGGGGCAGGAAGCGGAAATGACGGCGTGAGGAGAGAGCCAAAAACCCTCCAAGCTCAGGGCTCCGTCAGCAGCACTtccactgctgccacctgctCCCTCCACAGCTCCACAGCTTTTCTCCCGTTGTCAGGGCAGCAGAACACAATAATTCCAAACCCAAACCTTGGGCCCATCAGCATCAAGCAGCCCATTTTTGACCTGCAGGCAGGAAGAGGGGATGGAATTAAGAATGCTTGGGAAACACAGGCTGTGCAGAGATCACACAGCCCGGCCcagagccagctcagctcctcacTCACAGCGTGCCctgagagctgtcacagtgcccccagcactgcccaggggcacccagagcagccaggaaCCTGAGCAAGGACCGAATTCCTCACTCATGTCAGCCAGGAACCTGAGCAAGGACAGAATTCCTGACTCATGTCAGCCAGGAACCTGAGCAAGGACAGAATTCCTGCCTCATGTCAG from Zonotrichia albicollis isolate bZonAlb1 chromosome 22, bZonAlb1.hap1, whole genome shotgun sequence includes:
- the CA4 gene encoding carbonic anhydrase 4; amino-acid sequence: MELLFLAGLCLHVLKTEAVVGHWCYQSQKCELPQCEGPAQWHQSYKDCKGDRQSPVNIVTRNVVYEKSLKPLSFEGYEAKGSAQWDVQNNGHTVKVALDSSPRIGGGGLERKYKAVEFHFHWGLLAEQQVLSPGSEHSIDGEKYPMEFHIVHIREDASDVSEAKKSPDGLAVLAFFVEAGKENKNFETLLSKLKNIESKGGSARVDPLPLSSLLPPEEDLERYYRYRGSLTTPDCYQGVIWTIFETPVQLSLRQLSQFAALHFDGKNSTPMMENFRPAQPLNGREVLWSGASLALPRAQLLLLALALSCTLSSLSH